The Schistocerca gregaria isolate iqSchGreg1 chromosome 4, iqSchGreg1.2, whole genome shotgun sequence genome contains a region encoding:
- the LOC126267223 gene encoding probable methyltransferase-like protein 15 homolog, translating into MYFRPVYYYLNSRCCDIARRYSQVCNTTANNVHHIPVMKNEVIDCFQPKENQLYIDMTFGAGGHTEQLLNCASNVRVFALDRDPVAFEMAKNLSTKYPNQLVPLLGKFSELPKLLKKHGIQQNMVDGILFDLGCSSMQFDTAERGFSISKDGPLDMRMDGTRFPSSPTAADVLAQIDEPDLAKVLKIYGEEKQAKKIARAVIESRYQFVRLKTTKDLSDLVASVCNEEHRLDKLQRPSHAATKTFQALRIFVNNEINELNYSLILAHRYLKVGGKIVTLSFHSLEDRIVKRHLCGNVIGNAINPLPLKYTDHSLWYNRDDVDSLLHSNWKLLHKHVLVPATEEVETNPRSRSAKLRCAVKIS; encoded by the coding sequence ATGTATTTCAGACCTGTGTACTATTATTTGAACTCTAGATGCTGTGATATTGCTAGAAGATACAGCCAAGTATGCAACACCACTGCAAACAATGTTCATCACATCCCAGTAATGAAAAATGAAGTTATTGACTGCTTCCAACCAAAGGAAAACCAGTTGTATATAGACATGACTTTTGGTgctggaggacatactgaacaactGCTTAACTGTGCTTCCAATGTGAGAGTATTTGCATTGGATAGAGACCCAGTAGCCTTTGAGATGGCTAAAAACTTGTCCACTAAGTATCCCAATCAGCTGGTACCTTTATTGGGGAAATTTAGTGAACTTCCAAAACTTCTTAAGAAACATGGAATACAACAAAACATGGTTGATGGGATTTTATTTGACCTAGGTTGCTCCTCAATGCAGTTTGATACTGCCGAAAGGGGTTTCTCAATAAGTAAGGATGGTCCACTAGACATGAGAATGGATGGCACTCGTTTTCCTTCCTCCCCTACAGCTGCAGATGTTTTGGCTCAGATCGATGAACCTGATTTAGCAAAGGTATTGAAGATCTATGGAGAAGAGAAGCAAGCTAAGAAGATAGCAAGAGCTGTGATAGAGTCTCGGTATCAGTTTGTTAGATTGAAGACAACAAAAGACTTGAGTGATCTTGTGGCATCTGTGTGCAATGAAGAACATAGACTTGATAAACTTCAAAGGCCTTCCCATGCAGCTACAAAAACGTTCCAggctttaaggatatttgtaaataATGAAATCAATGAGTTAAATTATAGCTTAATTTTGGCTCACAGGTACTTGAAAGTTGGAGGTAAAATTGTAACACTTTCatttcattcactggaagaccgtaTTGTAAAGAGGCATCTCTGTGGCAATGTTATAGGAAATGCTATAAATCCCTTACCTCTTAAATATACAGATCACTCGTTGTGGTATAATAGAGATGATGTTGACAGTTTATTACATAGCAACTGGAAGCTTCTTCATAAGCATGTTCTAGTACCAGCTACAGAAGAAGTGGAAACTAACCCAAGAAGTCGTTCTGCCAAACTTAGATGTGCTGTAAAGATCAGTTAA